In one window of Arthrobacter pascens DNA:
- a CDS encoding alpha-galactosidase — translation MESLYLRSGGRSLLIDLSAQEPAFVHWGADLGEDLPEPGLLQDPVPPSSLDIPVRMGVLPQASSGWRGRPGLRGSRDGTDFSPRLRLVSAERTAAAAGVITQSDPALGMSVRTELLLDAGGLLSLRHELTNDAGADYRLEGLELVLPVGPAAAELLDLTGRWCRERHPQRHPLQQGTWVRSGRHGRTGHDSSLILAAGSAGFGNRSGEVWAVHLGWSGNHETFADTLASARTVLGAGELLGSGEVTLTAGSSYRTPWLYAAYSDSGLDGITESFYRWFRSRPQHPASPRPVVLNTWEAVYFDHHLDTLTDLAESGADLGVERFVLDDGWFRGRRDDTRGLGDWYVDETTWPDGLTPLIDAVTARGMDFGLWVEPEMVNEDSDIIREHPDWISGPAFPNGTVRIPERWRNQQVLDLANPDAWNYVHERLDTLLTEYNISYLKWDQNRDLTEMGHDGKPSVHAQTEAVYRLLDTLRAAHPGVEIESCSSGGARVDLGILERTDRIWTSDCNDALERQTIQRWTELIIPPELVGAHIGPTTSHTTHRTHSLSFRALTAFFGHFGMEWDVRTVTGQERDELRQVIALYKLYRGLIHTGRAINSDHPDPALLLRGVISEDTREGLFILAALATSSYEMPGPVCLPGLEAKTRYKVEVVYPTAKTTFTQAVPPAWTLGEAEATGQFLAHVGLPMPNLNPEHAILIAVTAV, via the coding sequence TTGGAATCGTTATACCTGCGTTCAGGCGGCCGTAGCCTCCTGATCGATCTTTCCGCGCAGGAGCCTGCCTTTGTCCACTGGGGCGCGGACCTCGGCGAGGACCTGCCCGAGCCGGGCCTGCTGCAGGACCCGGTTCCGCCGTCGTCGTTGGACATTCCGGTCCGGATGGGCGTCCTGCCGCAGGCCTCCTCAGGGTGGCGGGGCCGTCCCGGCCTCCGGGGCAGCCGCGACGGCACGGATTTCTCTCCCCGGCTGCGGCTGGTCTCCGCTGAACGCACCGCAGCCGCAGCCGGCGTAATCACCCAGTCCGACCCCGCACTAGGCATGAGCGTGCGCACAGAACTGCTCCTGGACGCCGGCGGCCTGCTGAGCCTGCGCCACGAACTGACGAACGACGCCGGCGCGGACTACCGGCTCGAAGGCCTCGAGCTGGTCCTGCCAGTTGGCCCGGCCGCCGCCGAACTGCTCGACCTCACCGGCCGCTGGTGCCGTGAACGCCACCCCCAGCGACACCCCCTCCAGCAGGGCACCTGGGTCCGGTCCGGACGCCACGGACGCACCGGCCACGACTCCAGCCTGATCCTGGCAGCCGGCTCCGCCGGCTTCGGCAACCGGAGCGGCGAGGTGTGGGCGGTGCATCTGGGCTGGAGCGGAAACCACGAAACCTTCGCCGACACCCTGGCCAGCGCACGCACAGTCCTCGGCGCCGGCGAACTGCTCGGATCCGGCGAGGTAACCCTGACGGCCGGCTCTTCGTACCGGACGCCCTGGCTCTACGCCGCCTACTCCGACAGCGGCCTGGACGGCATCACCGAATCGTTCTACCGCTGGTTCCGCAGCCGCCCCCAGCACCCGGCAAGTCCGCGGCCGGTAGTCCTGAACACCTGGGAAGCGGTGTACTTCGACCATCATCTGGACACGCTTACCGACCTCGCCGAATCCGGCGCGGACCTCGGCGTCGAACGCTTCGTCCTCGACGACGGCTGGTTCCGGGGCCGCCGCGACGATACCAGGGGACTCGGTGACTGGTACGTGGACGAAACAACCTGGCCCGACGGACTCACGCCGCTGATCGACGCGGTCACGGCGCGCGGCATGGATTTCGGCCTCTGGGTGGAACCGGAGATGGTCAATGAAGACTCCGACATCATCCGGGAGCACCCCGACTGGATCTCCGGCCCGGCCTTCCCGAACGGCACAGTCCGCATCCCGGAGCGCTGGCGAAACCAACAGGTACTGGACCTGGCGAACCCCGACGCCTGGAACTACGTCCACGAACGGCTCGACACCCTGCTGACCGAATACAACATCAGCTACCTCAAGTGGGACCAGAACCGCGACCTGACGGAAATGGGCCACGACGGAAAACCATCGGTGCATGCGCAGACGGAGGCTGTCTACCGGCTCCTGGACACCCTCCGCGCAGCCCACCCGGGCGTCGAAATCGAAAGCTGCTCATCCGGGGGAGCACGCGTGGACCTCGGCATCCTCGAACGGACCGACCGGATCTGGACCTCGGACTGCAACGACGCCCTGGAGAGGCAGACCATCCAGCGCTGGACCGAACTCATCATCCCGCCCGAACTGGTGGGCGCCCACATCGGACCCACCACATCACACACGACCCACCGCACGCACAGCCTGTCCTTCAGGGCGTTGACTGCCTTTTTCGGTCACTTCGGAATGGAATGGGATGTCCGGACCGTGACAGGCCAGGAAAGGGACGAGCTCAGGCAGGTCATCGCACTCTACAAGCTGTACCGCGGCCTCATCCACACAGGACGGGCCATCAACAGTGACCATCCCGATCCCGCTCTGCTTCTGCGCGGCGTGATATCCGAGGACACCAGGGAAGGCCTGTTCATTCTGGCTGCACTGGCCACGTCCAGCTACGAGATGCCCGGGCCGGTGTGCCTGCCCGGGCTGGAAGCGAAAACACGGTACAAGGTTGAAGTCGTGTATCCGACGGCCAAAACCACCTTCACCCAGGCCGTTCCTCCCGCGTGGACCCTGGGGGAAGCGGAGGCTACCGGCCAGTTCCTCGCCCACGTCGGCTTACCGATGCCAAACCTCAACCCCGAACATGCCATCCTGATTGCCGTCACGGCCGTCTGA
- a CDS encoding carbohydrate ABC transporter permease, producing MSIPVTAPPETGHAAVPVGSKGKRHYGTHIFLAVMAVIWLIPLAWSLFTALRPKGDTDKYGYFSLQGAFNFDNFIQAWNQGGFSRYFWNSVLITVPTVLLTLFFASLMAFAVSRFNWKFNITLLIMFTAGNLLPPQVLAAPLFEMFKHFNLPYWFSDSGNLLNTYISVIAVDMAFQIGFVTFVLSNYMRALSPDLTEAALVDGASVWTQYWSIILPLTRPALAAMATLEVIFIYNDFFWPLLFIQSGDRLPVTTAINNLQGTFLSNYNLIAAGAMITAIPTLIIYVILQRHFVAGLTLGSSKG from the coding sequence ATGAGCATCCCCGTCACCGCGCCACCCGAAACCGGCCACGCGGCCGTACCCGTGGGCAGCAAGGGCAAAAGGCATTACGGCACGCACATCTTCCTGGCGGTGATGGCCGTCATCTGGCTGATCCCGCTGGCCTGGTCCCTCTTCACGGCGCTCAGGCCCAAGGGGGACACCGACAAATACGGCTACTTCAGCCTGCAAGGCGCTTTCAACTTCGACAACTTCATCCAGGCCTGGAACCAGGGCGGATTTTCCAGGTACTTCTGGAACTCCGTGCTGATCACCGTCCCCACGGTACTGCTGACGCTCTTCTTTGCCTCACTGATGGCGTTCGCGGTCAGCCGCTTCAACTGGAAGTTCAATATCACCCTGCTGATCATGTTTACGGCGGGCAACCTGCTGCCCCCGCAGGTGCTGGCAGCACCGCTGTTCGAAATGTTCAAGCATTTCAACCTGCCGTACTGGTTCAGCGATTCCGGCAACCTCCTGAACACCTACATCAGCGTCATTGCGGTCGACATGGCCTTCCAGATCGGCTTTGTCACCTTCGTCCTCTCGAACTACATGCGGGCACTCTCGCCGGACCTGACGGAGGCGGCGCTGGTGGACGGTGCCAGTGTGTGGACGCAGTACTGGTCCATCATCCTGCCGCTCACGCGCCCTGCCCTGGCCGCTATGGCCACCCTTGAAGTCATCTTCATCTACAACGACTTCTTCTGGCCGCTCCTGTTCATCCAAAGCGGTGACAGGCTGCCGGTAACCACCGCAATCAACAACCTCCAGGGCACCTTCCTCTCCAACTACAACCTGATCGCGGCAGGCGCCATGATCACAGCCATCCCCACCTTGATCATCTACGTCATCCTGCAACGTCATTTTGTGGCCGGCCTCACCCTCGGCTCAAGCAAGGGCTGA
- a CDS encoding amylo-alpha-1,6-glucosidase, with product MAGWNADNVAGTTGQGAVTLVAGSSFCISLPNGDIFPHHPHGVFYRDTRILSRWTLTVNGQPLEPLGAWTPSPFQGKYIGRAARSDGGADSPLTVERKRELGAGILEDITIHNYSLQPAACEIALAVESDFADLFEVKDGRIRRTWEQTRRSKAGSLTIEADWQETRKGIVVRMRDASATAEGFLRHMIVPPHGEWSVRVTLLPLTAETDVDVGMPTQVLSAAMISAQEQRQQAWEARIPLPHIDDPSVERSLLRSHDDIGALRIVDPDHPERMVVAAGAPWFMALFGRDSLLSSFMVLPVDATLALGTLQTLADRQGTKVNPVTEEQPGRILHEVRLDVGTGMALGGRSAYYGTADATPLFVTLLGEASRWGLPAEDIAALVPHADRALDWIRDYGDRDGDGFVEYQRLNDHGLINQGWKDSWDGVNFADGRIAEAPIALCEVQGYVYSAYFARAWIAYDAGDKALAFDLRERALRLKKQFNEQFWLPDRGYYAIALDGDKRPVDACASNMGHCLWSGIVDDDKARQVVRRLMSPEMFSGWGVRTLATDMGAYNPVSYHNGSVWPHDNALIVAGLMRYGFVREAQQLSIALMEAAEYTDNRLPELFCGFSRTDYPEPLPYPTACSPQAWASATPVMLLRSLLRYEANVPLGGLWIDPALPPSWGNLHTVNLPVGGASVTMDVSGSHVRVEGLPEGIAFHKGTRPLLVDLLETDGRA from the coding sequence ATGGCTGGATGGAATGCGGACAACGTTGCCGGAACCACCGGGCAGGGAGCCGTGACCCTGGTGGCGGGGTCCTCTTTTTGCATTTCGCTGCCGAACGGCGACATCTTCCCGCATCATCCGCACGGTGTGTTCTATCGGGACACCAGGATCCTGTCCCGGTGGACGCTTACAGTGAACGGGCAACCGCTGGAACCCCTGGGCGCGTGGACCCCTTCGCCCTTCCAAGGCAAGTACATCGGGCGGGCGGCCCGTTCAGACGGTGGTGCCGATAGCCCGCTGACGGTGGAACGCAAGCGTGAACTTGGGGCAGGCATCCTGGAGGACATCACCATCCACAACTATTCCCTTCAACCGGCTGCCTGCGAGATCGCCCTCGCCGTGGAGTCGGACTTCGCGGACCTTTTCGAAGTGAAGGACGGCCGAATCCGGCGGACCTGGGAGCAGACCCGGCGCTCCAAGGCCGGGTCGCTGACGATCGAAGCGGACTGGCAGGAGACGAGGAAAGGGATTGTCGTGCGAATGCGCGACGCAAGCGCCACTGCCGAAGGTTTCCTCCGGCACATGATCGTCCCGCCGCACGGTGAATGGTCTGTACGGGTCACCCTCTTGCCGCTGACAGCCGAAACCGACGTCGATGTGGGCATGCCCACACAAGTCCTCTCGGCCGCCATGATTTCAGCGCAGGAGCAGCGCCAGCAGGCCTGGGAGGCCCGCATCCCGCTTCCCCACATCGACGATCCCTCCGTCGAACGAAGCCTCCTGCGCAGCCACGATGACATCGGCGCCCTGCGCATTGTCGACCCCGACCATCCTGAGCGGATGGTCGTCGCGGCCGGAGCACCATGGTTCATGGCATTGTTCGGCCGGGACTCGTTGCTGTCGTCCTTCATGGTCCTGCCCGTCGACGCAACCCTTGCCTTGGGCACACTGCAGACCCTGGCGGACAGGCAGGGTACGAAAGTCAATCCGGTGACCGAAGAGCAACCGGGCCGGATCCTGCACGAGGTGCGGCTCGACGTCGGGACCGGCATGGCACTTGGCGGCAGGTCAGCCTATTACGGCACAGCCGATGCAACACCTTTGTTCGTGACCTTGCTGGGCGAAGCAAGCCGGTGGGGCCTTCCTGCCGAGGACATAGCCGCCCTGGTGCCCCATGCAGACCGTGCCCTCGACTGGATCCGGGACTATGGCGACAGAGACGGCGACGGGTTCGTCGAGTACCAGCGACTGAATGACCATGGCCTGATCAACCAGGGCTGGAAGGATTCCTGGGACGGGGTCAATTTCGCTGATGGAAGGATTGCGGAGGCTCCCATCGCGCTGTGCGAGGTGCAGGGCTACGTCTACAGCGCCTACTTCGCCCGCGCTTGGATTGCCTACGACGCCGGCGACAAGGCTCTTGCTTTTGACTTGCGGGAACGTGCCCTGCGGCTGAAAAAGCAGTTCAACGAACAGTTCTGGCTGCCGGACCGCGGGTACTACGCGATCGCCCTTGACGGAGACAAACGCCCTGTCGACGCGTGCGCATCCAACATGGGCCACTGCCTGTGGTCCGGCATCGTGGATGACGACAAGGCACGCCAGGTTGTCCGGCGGCTCATGTCCCCGGAAATGTTCAGCGGCTGGGGAGTGCGGACCCTGGCAACGGACATGGGGGCCTACAACCCGGTCAGCTACCACAACGGCTCCGTCTGGCCACACGATAACGCTCTCATCGTTGCCGGCCTCATGCGGTACGGCTTCGTCAGGGAGGCACAGCAGCTATCCATTGCGCTGATGGAAGCCGCCGAGTACACCGACAACCGGCTCCCCGAACTGTTCTGCGGCTTTAGCCGGACCGATTACCCCGAACCCCTCCCCTATCCGACGGCGTGCTCTCCCCAGGCCTGGGCTTCGGCCACGCCGGTGATGCTGCTGAGGAGCCTCCTCCGGTATGAGGCCAACGTCCCCCTGGGCGGCCTGTGGATTGACCCCGCTTTGCCCCCGTCGTGGGGAAACCTGCACACCGTCAACCTGCCCGTGGGTGGCGCCAGCGTCACGATGGACGTCTCGGGGTCCCACGTTCGGGTGGAAGGACTGCCCGAGGGAATAGCGTTCCACAAGGGAACACGGCCCCTCCTGGTCGATCTCCTCGAGACGGATGGCCGGGCCTGA